One genomic segment of Desmodus rotundus isolate HL8 chromosome 5, HLdesRot8A.1, whole genome shotgun sequence includes these proteins:
- the PPP1CA gene encoding serine/threonine-protein phosphatase PP1-alpha catalytic subunit — protein MSDSEKLNLDSIIGRLLEVQGSRPGKNVQLTENEIRGLCLKSREIFLSQPILLELEAPLKICGDIHGQYYDLLRLFEYGGFPPESNYLFLGDYVDRGKQSLETICLLLAYKIKYPENFFLLRGNHECASINRIYGFYDECKRRYNIKLWKTFTDCFNCLPIAAIVDEKIFCCHGGLSPDLQSMEQIRRIMRPTDVPDQGLLCDLLWSDPDKDVQGWGENDRGVSFTFGAEVVAKFLHKHDLDLICRAHQVVEDGYEFFAKRQLVTLFSAPNYCGEFDNAGAMMSVDETLMCSFQILKPADKNKGKYGQFSGLNPGGRPITPPRNSAKAKK, from the exons ATGTCCGACAGCGAGAAGCTCAACCTGGACTCTATCATCGGGCGCCTGCTGGAAG TGCAGGGCTCGCGGCCTGGAAAGAATGTACAGCTGACAGAGAACGAGATCCGTGGTCTGTGCCTCAAATCCCGGGAGATTTTCCTGAGCCAGCCCATTCTGCTGGAGCTGGAGGCACCCCTCAAGATCTGCG GTGATATCCATGGCCAGTACTACGACCTTCTGCGGCTGTTTGAATACGGGGGCTTCCCTCCAGAGAGCAACTACCTCTTCCTGGGGGACTATGTAGACAGGGGCAAGCAGTCGCTGGAGACCATCTGTCTGCTCCTGGCCTATAAGATCAAGTACCCAGAGAACTTCTTCCTGCTCCGTGGGAACCACGAGTGTGCCAGCATCAACCGCATCTATGGCTTCTATGATGAGT GCAAGAGACGCTACAACATTAAACTGTGGAAAACCTTCACCGACTGCTTCAACTGCCTGCCCATCGCCGCCATTGTGGACGAGAAGATCTTCTGCTGCCACGGAG GCCTGTCCCCAGACCTGCAGTCCATGGAGCAGATCCGGCGTATCATGCGGCCCACAGATGTGCCCGACCAGGGGCTGTTATGTGACCTGCTGTGGTCTGACCCTGACAAGGACGTGCAGGGCTGGGGCGAGAATGACCGTGGTGTCTCCTTTACCTTTGGGGCTGAGGTGGTGGCCAAGTTCCTGCACAAGCATGACTTGGACCTCATCTGCCGGGCACACCAG GTGGTAGAAGATGGCTATGAGTTCTTTGCCAAGCGACAGTTGGTGACACTCTTCTCAGCTCCCAACTACTGTGGCGAGTTTGACAACGCAGGCGCCATGATGAGCGTGGACGAGACACTCATGTGCTCTTTCCAg ATCCTCAAGCCGGCCGACAAGAACAAGGGGAAATATGGGCAGTTCAGTGGCCTGAACCCTGGTGGCCGGCCCATCACCCCACCCCGTAACTCTGCCAAAGCCAAGAAATAG
- the TBC1D10C gene encoding carabin isoform X2, with amino-acid sequence MAQALGEDLVQPCELQDDSSSLGSDSELSGPGPYRQADRYGFIGGSSAEPGPGCPSVDLIRQREMKWVEMTSHWEKTMSRRYKKVKMQCRKGIPSALRARCWPLLCGAHVCQKNSPGTYQELAEAPGDPQWMETIGRDLHRQFPLHEMFVSPQGHGRVSCRYSRPTPCIGRNRVTARPRALWLLCYLCTCPQRRPSGAWCRSVSFTCLATTGRTWRPCGWTLRCSWPCCGGCSLACTSTCSRWALGPCSTCPSGSCASSPAPCLSPRCCVSGMPSSVRVHGVALSEQDLQREIKTQLAQLPESTSGPPPRPKARLAGAQAIFEAQQLAGVRGGTRPEVPRIVVQPPEEPRPPRRKPQTRGKTFHGLLTRSKGPPIEGPPRSHRGSTSFLDTRF; translated from the exons ATGGCCCAGGCCCTGGGCGAGGACCTGGTGCAGCCTTGTGAGCTGCAAGATGACTCCAGCTCTCTGGGGTCTGACTCAGAGCTGAGTGGACCAGGCCCATATCGCCAGGCCGACCGCTATGGCTTCATTGGGGGCAGCTCAGCGGAGCCAGG GCCCGGTTGCCCTTCTGTGGACCTCATCCGCCAGAGGGAGATGAAGTGGGTGGAGATGACTTCGCACTGGGAGAAGACCATGTCTCGGCGGTACAAGAAG GTAAAGATGCAGTGCCGGAAGGGCATCCCTTCAGCCCTGCGTGCCCGGTGCTGGCCCCTGCTGTGCGGAGCCCATGTGTGTCAGAAGAACAGCCCGGGGACTTACCAG GAACTGGCTGAGGCCCCAGGAGACCCACAATGGATGGAGACCATCGGCAGGGACCTGCACCGCCAGTTCCCTCTGCACGAGATGTTTGTGTCACCCCAGGGTCACGG CAGGGTCTCCTGCAGATACTCAAGGCCTACACCTTGTATCGGCCGGAACAGGGTTactgccaggcccagggccctgtGGCTGCTGTGCTACTTATGCACCTGCCCCCAGAG GAGGCCTTCTGGTGCCTGGTGCAGATCTGTGAGCTTTACCTGCCTGGCTACTACGGGCCGCACATG GAGGCCGTGCGGCTGGACGCTGAGGTGTTCATGGCCCTGCTGCGGCGGCTGCTCCCTCGCGTGCACAAGCACCTGCAGCAGGTGGGCGTTGGGCCCCTGCTCTACCTGCCCGAGTGGTTCCTGTGCCTCTTCGCCcgctccctgcctttccccacgGTGCTGCGTGTCTGGGATGCCTTCCTCAGTGAGG GTACACGGTGTGGCCCTGTCCGAGCAGGACCTACAGCGGGAGATCAAGACCCAACTAGCCCAGCTGCCAGAGTCGACATCTGGGCCACCCCCACGGCCGAAAGCCCGCCTGGCCGGGGCGCAAGCCATCTTTGAGGCCCAGCAGCTGGCAGGGGTGCGGGGAGGCACCAGGCCTGAGGTGCCCCGCATCGTGGTGCAGCCCCCAGAAGAGCCCAGGCCACCACGGCGCAAGCCCCAGACCCGAGGCAAGACTTTCCATGGGCTCCTGACGCGGTCCAAGGGCCCCCCTATTGAGGGCCCCCCCAGGTCCCATCGAGGCTCCACCTCCTTCTTGGACACCCGATTCTGA
- the RAD9A gene encoding cell cycle checkpoint control protein RAD9A isoform X3, translating into MKSFLSVFRSLVMLEKTVEKCCISINERSSRLVVQLHCKYGVRKTHNLSFQDCESLQAVFDPASCPHVLRAPAKVLGEAVLPFPLALAEVTLGIGRGRRVILRSYQDEEAGSNIKAMVTEMSIGEEDFQQLQAQEGVAITFCLKEFRGLLSFAESANLSLSVHFDTPGRPAIFAINDSLLDGHFVLATLSDPPPKSQDLLSLEVRRPAPQLQAPSTPHLDDFASDDIDSYMIAMETTVGSESWRTLPSISLSPGLQSPCHSEEEEDEAETELSTVPGTPPPKKFRSLFFGSILAPEQPSLHPSPVLAEDSEGEG; encoded by the exons TCGTTCCTGTCCGTCTTCCGCTCCCTGGTTATGCTGGAGAAGACCGTGGAGAAATGCTGCATCTCCATAAATGAGAGGAGCAGCCGCCTGGTGGTCCAGCTGCATTGCAAATATG GGGTGAGGAAGACTCACAACCTGTCCTTCCAGGACTGTGAGTCCCTGCAGGCTGTCTTCGATCCAGCCTCGTGCCCCCATGTGCTCCGGGCCCCAGCAAA GGTTCTGGGGGAGGCTGTTCTGCCCTTCCCCCTTGCACTGGCCGAAGTGACGCTGGGCATTGGCCGTGGCCGCAGGGTCATCCTGCGCAGCTACCAGGATGAGGAGGCAG GCAGCAACATCAAAGCCATGGTGACCGAGATGAGCATTGGGGAGGAGGACTTCCAGCAGCTGCAGGCCCAAGAAGGGGTGGCCATCACTTTCTGCCTCAAAGAGTTCCGG gggCTCCTGAGCTTCGCAGAGTCAGCAAACTTGTCTCTTAGCGTTCACTTCGATACCCCGGGCAG GCCAGCCATCTTTGCCATCAATGACTCTCTGCTGGATGGCCACTTTGTCCTGGCCACGCTCTCGGATCCACCCCCAAAGTCCCAGGACCTACTCTCCCTAGAGGTCCGCCGGCCAGCGCCTCAGCTCCAGGCTCCCAG CACGCCCCACCTGGATGACTTTGCCAGTGACGACATTGACTCTTACATGATCGCCATGGAAACCACTGTGGGCAGTGAGAGCTGGAGGACACTCCCATCCATTTCCCTCTCACCTGGCCTCCAGTCCCCCTGCCActctgaggaggaagaggacgaAGCTGAAACTGAACTCAGTACAGTGCCTGGTACCCCCCCACCCAAGAAG TTCCGCTCACTGTTCTTTGGCTCCATCCTGGCCCCTGAACAACCCTCCTTGCACCCCAGCCCCGTGTTGGCTGAAGACAGTGAGGGCGAAGGCTGA
- the TBC1D10C gene encoding carabin isoform X1: MAQALGEDLVQPCELQDDSSSLGSDSELSGPGPYRQADRYGFIGGSSAEPGPGCPSVDLIRQREMKWVEMTSHWEKTMSRRYKKVKMQCRKGIPSALRARCWPLLCGAHVCQKNSPGTYQELAEAPGDPQWMETIGRDLHRQFPLHEMFVSPQGHGQQGLLQILKAYTLYRPEQGYCQAQGPVAAVLLMHLPPEEAFWCLVQICELYLPGYYGPHMEAVRLDAEVFMALLRRLLPRVHKHLQQVGVGPLLYLPEWFLCLFARSLPFPTVLRVWDAFLSEGVKVLFRVGLTLVRLALGTTEQRLACPGLLETLGALRAIPPAQLQEEVFMSQVHGVALSEQDLQREIKTQLAQLPESTSGPPPRPKARLAGAQAIFEAQQLAGVRGGTRPEVPRIVVQPPEEPRPPRRKPQTRGKTFHGLLTRSKGPPIEGPPRSHRGSTSFLDTRF; encoded by the exons ATGGCCCAGGCCCTGGGCGAGGACCTGGTGCAGCCTTGTGAGCTGCAAGATGACTCCAGCTCTCTGGGGTCTGACTCAGAGCTGAGTGGACCAGGCCCATATCGCCAGGCCGACCGCTATGGCTTCATTGGGGGCAGCTCAGCGGAGCCAGG GCCCGGTTGCCCTTCTGTGGACCTCATCCGCCAGAGGGAGATGAAGTGGGTGGAGATGACTTCGCACTGGGAGAAGACCATGTCTCGGCGGTACAAGAAG GTAAAGATGCAGTGCCGGAAGGGCATCCCTTCAGCCCTGCGTGCCCGGTGCTGGCCCCTGCTGTGCGGAGCCCATGTGTGTCAGAAGAACAGCCCGGGGACTTACCAG GAACTGGCTGAGGCCCCAGGAGACCCACAATGGATGGAGACCATCGGCAGGGACCTGCACCGCCAGTTCCCTCTGCACGAGATGTTTGTGTCACCCCAGGGTCACGG GCAGCAGGGTCTCCTGCAGATACTCAAGGCCTACACCTTGTATCGGCCGGAACAGGGTTactgccaggcccagggccctgtGGCTGCTGTGCTACTTATGCACCTGCCCCCAGAG GAGGCCTTCTGGTGCCTGGTGCAGATCTGTGAGCTTTACCTGCCTGGCTACTACGGGCCGCACATG GAGGCCGTGCGGCTGGACGCTGAGGTGTTCATGGCCCTGCTGCGGCGGCTGCTCCCTCGCGTGCACAAGCACCTGCAGCAGGTGGGCGTTGGGCCCCTGCTCTACCTGCCCGAGTGGTTCCTGTGCCTCTTCGCCcgctccctgcctttccccacgGTGCTGCGTGTCTGGGATGCCTTCCTCAGTGAGG GTGTGAAGGTGCTGTTCCGTGTGGGGCTGACGCTGGTGCGCCTGGCCCTGGGCACCACAGAACAGCGCCTggcctgcccagggctcctggaGACGCTCGGTGCCCTACGAGCCATCCCCCCTGCCCAACTGCAGGAGGAGGTCTTCATGTCCCAG GTACACGGTGTGGCCCTGTCCGAGCAGGACCTACAGCGGGAGATCAAGACCCAACTAGCCCAGCTGCCAGAGTCGACATCTGGGCCACCCCCACGGCCGAAAGCCCGCCTGGCCGGGGCGCAAGCCATCTTTGAGGCCCAGCAGCTGGCAGGGGTGCGGGGAGGCACCAGGCCTGAGGTGCCCCGCATCGTGGTGCAGCCCCCAGAAGAGCCCAGGCCACCACGGCGCAAGCCCCAGACCCGAGGCAAGACTTTCCATGGGCTCCTGACGCGGTCCAAGGGCCCCCCTATTGAGGGCCCCCCCAGGTCCCATCGAGGCTCCACCTCCTTCTTGGACACCCGATTCTGA